The following proteins are co-located in the Vigna angularis cultivar LongXiaoDou No.4 chromosome 2, ASM1680809v1, whole genome shotgun sequence genome:
- the LOC108323226 gene encoding uncharacterized protein LOC108323226 — MATPSVTLASLQDTTHDYYIHPNENPSLVLVSPILEGHNYHGWARSMSMALQMKNKFGFVDGSIPCPIGTDPMVQAWKCCNNLVLSWINHSVSHEIATSIIWIDSAATAWKDLKDHFSQGDSVRISQLHQDLYSMHQSDLSVTAYYTKMKILWDELCNFRPIPECQSSASCCILLMDPLPSLPKIFSMIIQHERQLQSGILSQPPVMASQVSQSKPSFSTFNGRGKPSPANDYGRGRSSYQGSQARYQGSQARSSGGRFGAPRQCTHCGRTNHTIDTCFLIHGLPPDLKSKRVHNFTTDSSTVVPSYNNSPAQSHSAILGLSQEQIHGLLALLPQSNPTIPHSTNLVSSHNASTSSQAQGQVNPADDWQSLKKEMACMS, encoded by the exons atgGCTACTCCCTCTGTTACTCTCGCATCGTTGCAAGATACAACACATGACTATTACATTCATCCTAATGAGAATCCTTCATTGGTGCTTGTTTCCCCGATTCTTGAAGGTCACAATTATCATGGATGGGCTCGCTCGATGTCTATGGCACtacaaatgaagaataaatttgGCTTTGTTGATGGTTCCATTCCTTGTCCAATTGGTACAGATCCAATGGTTCAAGCATGGAAGTGTTGCAATAATCTAGTTTTATCTTGGATCAATCATTCTGTTTCTCATGAGATTGCTACAAGTATTATTTGGATTGACTCTGCTGCTACGGCATGGAAGGATCTCAAAGATCATTTCTCCCAAGGTGATTCTGTTCGAATTTCACAATTGCATCAAGATCTTTATTCAATGCATCAATCTGATCTAAGTGTTACTGCATATTACACTAAAATGAAGATTCTCTGGGATGAACTTTGCAATTTTCGCCCTATTCCTGAATGCCAATCTTCTGCTtcttgttgt ATCCTTCTCATGGATCCCTTGCCTTCTTTACCCAAAATTTTTTCGATGATAATTCAACATGAGCGACAATTACAATCAGGAATTCTTTCTCAACCTCCAGTCATGGCGTCACAAGTTTCTCAATCTAAACCTTCTTTTTCTACCTTCAATGGCAGAGGTAAACCCTCTCCTGCCAATGATTATGGCCGGGGAAGATCTTCATATCAAGGTTCTCAGGCTCGTTATCAAGGTTCTCAGGCTCGTTCCTCAGGGGGAAGGTTTGGTGCACCTCGACAATGCACTCACTGTGGCAGGACAAACCACACCATTGATACTTGCTTTCTAATACATGGATTACCACCTGATCTCAAATCCAAAAGAGTCCACAATTTTACAACAGATTCTTCTACAGTAGTTCCTTCTTATAATAATTCTCCGGCACAATCACATTCCGCAATTTTGGGACTTTCTCAAGAGCAAATTCATGGTTTATTGGCACTTCTTCCTCAATCTAATCCCACAATCCCACATTCTACTAATCTAGTGAGCTCTCATAATGCTTCCACTTCTTCCCAGGCTCAAG GACAAGTCAACCCTGCAGATGATTGGCAAAGCTTGAAGAAAGAGATGGCTTGTATGTCATGA
- the LOC108323269 gene encoding protein NPGR2 isoform X2, translating into MGSRVKQGRRLRKMMKCLCVREPVKGEDERVPSSESLGIREFYSSTASGRSGLDGEIEMLGSDSSKIDETELSLRESGILDNEEASALLGRDEYHKGNIKAALRVYEKINIGAVTSKMKISLAKSRERKHSHYYATPPMSMYTAGLLLEAIFLKSKCLQALGRFKEAAQTCIVILDTFESSFPEGLPQNFGNEDKLQETLSKVVELLPDLWKLADSPRDVILSYRRALLHKWNLDAKTIARIQKEFVVFLLYSGGEAIPSNLRSHMDNSFVPRNNLEEAILLLMILLRKITLNKLEWDPSILDHLAFALSVSGDLTALANQWEELLPGTVNRRERYQALSLCYYGAGKDLVALNLLRKLLSKEDPKHVPSLLIASKICCENPDLAKDGATLARKVLENLDGKCNQLEGLSSCLLGVSLSTHSKFCISNSERVERQSEALHSLETAHKVTGMSNPLVIYSLSLEYAEQRKLDAALHYSRCFLNLEAGSSVKGWLLLARILSAQKQFLDAESILNEALDQTGIWDQGELLRTKAKLQIVQGQLKTAIETYTHLLAILLVQRKTFGSRKTLYKDYIDHARNMEIEIWHDLAYVYISLSRWHDAEVVCTKQRGFTKRL; encoded by the exons ATGGGGAGTAGGGTTAAGCAGGGGAGGAGATTGCGGAAGATGATGAAGTGTCTGTGTGTGAGGGAGCCGGTGAAAGGTGAGGATGAAAGGGTTCCTTCCTCGGAATCTCTTGGAATCAGGGAATTTTATTCATCAACGGCGAGTGGGCGTTCTGGCCTCGATGGAGAAATTGAGATGTTGGGGTCTGATTCTAGTAAAATAGACGAAACTGAATTGTCTTTGCGTGAGAGTGGCATCTTGGACAATGAG GAAGCTAGTGCTCTGTTAGGAAGAGATGAATATCATAAAGGGAATATAAAAGCTGCTTTACGTGtttatgagaaaataaatataggCGCTGTGACTTCCAAGATGAAAATTTCCCTTGCCAAAAGCAGAGAACGAAAGCACTCCCATTATTATGCTACTCCCCCAATGTCCATGTACACGGCTGGATTACTGTTGGAAGCAATTTTCCTAAAATCGAAATGCTTACAGGCTCTAGGGAGGTTTAAAG AAGCTGCCCAAACTTGTATAGTTATTCTGGACACATTTGAATCTTCATTCCCTGAAGGCTTGCCTCAAAACTTCGGCAACGAGGATAAATTGCAGGAGACTTTGAGTAAGGTAGTTGAGCTACTTCCAGATTTGTGGAAACTTGCTGATTCTCCCCGTGATGTTATTTTGTCTTACCGGCGTGCACTCCTACACAAATGGAATCTTGATGCAAAAACCATAGCAAGGATTCAGAaagaatttgttgtttttcttctgTATAGTGGAGGGGAAGCAATCCCCTCCAATCTTCGTTCCCATATGGACAACTCTTTTGTACCTAGAAATAACTTAGAGGAGGCTATACTCCTTCTAATGATTTTGCTAAGAAAAATTACTCTAAATAAACTTGAGTGGGATCCATCAATTTTGGATCACCTTGCATTTGCCCTATCTGTTTCAGGGGACTTGACAGCTTTAGCCAATCAATGGGAAGAATTACTCCCTGGGACTGTCAATCGTAGAGAAAGATACCAGGCCTTATCTCTTTGTTATTATGGAGCAGGTAAGGACTTGGTAGCATTGAATCTTCTTAGAAAATTGTTGAGTAAAGAGGACCCAAAACATGTTCCCTCTTTGTTAATTGCTTCTAAGATTTGTTGTGAGAACCCTGATCTTGCAAAAGATGGGGCAACCTTAGCTCGCAAGGTGCTTGAGAACTTGGATGGGAAATGTAATCAGTTGGAAGGTCTTTCTAGTTGCTTACTTGGTGTTTCACTTTCAACACACTCAAAATTTTGTATTTCTAATTCTGAGAGGGTTGAGAGACAATCCGAGGCACTACATTCTCTGGAAACTGCACACAAAGTGACTGGAATGAGTAACCCCCTTGTAATATACAGTTTGAGTTTAGAATATGCAGAGCAAAGGAAGTTGGATGCGGCACTTCATTATTCAAGATGCTTTCTAAACTTGGAAGCTGGGTCTAGTGTTAAAGGGTGGTTATTGTTAGCCCGAATATTATCAGCTCAAAAACAGTTCTTAGATGCTGAATCTATCCTCAATGAGGCCTTGGATCAGACTGGAATATGGGATCAAGGAGAGTTACTACGAACAAAAGCTAAACTACAAATAGTGCAGGGCCAGTTAAAAACTGCCATTGAAACATATACTCACCTTCTTGCTATTCTCCTAGTTCAGAGAAAGACGTTTGGTTCAAGGAAGACGCTATATAAG GACTACATAGATCATGCTAGGAACATGGAAATAGAAATATGGCATGATCTTGCGTATGTTTACATAAGTCTGTCACGATGGCATGATGCAGAG GTAGTATGTACGAAGCAAAGGGGGTTCACGAAGAGGCTTTAA
- the LOC108323269 gene encoding protein NPGR2 isoform X3 — protein sequence MKISLAKSRERKHSHYYATPPMSMYTAGLLLEAIFLKSKCLQALGRFKEAAQTCIVILDTFESSFPEGLPQNFGNEDKLQETLSKVVELLPDLWKLADSPRDVILSYRRALLHKWNLDAKTIARIQKEFVVFLLYSGGEAIPSNLRSHMDNSFVPRNNLEEAILLLMILLRKITLNKLEWDPSILDHLAFALSVSGDLTALANQWEELLPGTVNRRERYQALSLCYYGAGKDLVALNLLRKLLSKEDPKHVPSLLIASKICCENPDLAKDGATLARKVLENLDGKCNQLEGLSSCLLGVSLSTHSKFCISNSERVERQSEALHSLETAHKVTGMSNPLVIYSLSLEYAEQRKLDAALHYSRCFLNLEAGSSVKGWLLLARILSAQKQFLDAESILNEALDQTGIWDQGELLRTKAKLQIVQGQLKTAIETYTHLLAILLVQRKTFGSRKTLYKDYIDHARNMEIEIWHDLAYVYISLSRWHDAEVCLSKSKAIKLYSASRCHAIGSMYEAKGVHEEALRAFRDALNIDPGHVPSLISTAVVLRQCSNRSNPAIRSFLMDALRHDRYNASAWYNLGIFHKDEGTMLEAAECFETANFLEESAPVEPFR from the exons ATGAAAATTTCCCTTGCCAAAAGCAGAGAACGAAAGCACTCCCATTATTATGCTACTCCCCCAATGTCCATGTACACGGCTGGATTACTGTTGGAAGCAATTTTCCTAAAATCGAAATGCTTACAGGCTCTAGGGAGGTTTAAAG AAGCTGCCCAAACTTGTATAGTTATTCTGGACACATTTGAATCTTCATTCCCTGAAGGCTTGCCTCAAAACTTCGGCAACGAGGATAAATTGCAGGAGACTTTGAGTAAGGTAGTTGAGCTACTTCCAGATTTGTGGAAACTTGCTGATTCTCCCCGTGATGTTATTTTGTCTTACCGGCGTGCACTCCTACACAAATGGAATCTTGATGCAAAAACCATAGCAAGGATTCAGAaagaatttgttgtttttcttctgTATAGTGGAGGGGAAGCAATCCCCTCCAATCTTCGTTCCCATATGGACAACTCTTTTGTACCTAGAAATAACTTAGAGGAGGCTATACTCCTTCTAATGATTTTGCTAAGAAAAATTACTCTAAATAAACTTGAGTGGGATCCATCAATTTTGGATCACCTTGCATTTGCCCTATCTGTTTCAGGGGACTTGACAGCTTTAGCCAATCAATGGGAAGAATTACTCCCTGGGACTGTCAATCGTAGAGAAAGATACCAGGCCTTATCTCTTTGTTATTATGGAGCAGGTAAGGACTTGGTAGCATTGAATCTTCTTAGAAAATTGTTGAGTAAAGAGGACCCAAAACATGTTCCCTCTTTGTTAATTGCTTCTAAGATTTGTTGTGAGAACCCTGATCTTGCAAAAGATGGGGCAACCTTAGCTCGCAAGGTGCTTGAGAACTTGGATGGGAAATGTAATCAGTTGGAAGGTCTTTCTAGTTGCTTACTTGGTGTTTCACTTTCAACACACTCAAAATTTTGTATTTCTAATTCTGAGAGGGTTGAGAGACAATCCGAGGCACTACATTCTCTGGAAACTGCACACAAAGTGACTGGAATGAGTAACCCCCTTGTAATATACAGTTTGAGTTTAGAATATGCAGAGCAAAGGAAGTTGGATGCGGCACTTCATTATTCAAGATGCTTTCTAAACTTGGAAGCTGGGTCTAGTGTTAAAGGGTGGTTATTGTTAGCCCGAATATTATCAGCTCAAAAACAGTTCTTAGATGCTGAATCTATCCTCAATGAGGCCTTGGATCAGACTGGAATATGGGATCAAGGAGAGTTACTACGAACAAAAGCTAAACTACAAATAGTGCAGGGCCAGTTAAAAACTGCCATTGAAACATATACTCACCTTCTTGCTATTCTCCTAGTTCAGAGAAAGACGTTTGGTTCAAGGAAGACGCTATATAAG GACTACATAGATCATGCTAGGAACATGGAAATAGAAATATGGCATGATCTTGCGTATGTTTACATAAGTCTGTCACGATGGCATGATGCAGAGGTGTGTCTTTCGAAATCTAAGGCCATCAAACTATACTCTGCTTCTAGATGTCATGCAATAG GTAGTATGTACGAAGCAAAGGGGGTTCACGAAGAGGCTTTAAGAGCTTTTCGTGATGCTTTGAATATAGATCCCGGACATGTCCCTAGCTTGATCTCTACTGCGGTGGTCCTTAGGCAGTGCAGTAATCGGTCAAATCCTGCTATCAGAAGCTTTCTGATGGATGCACTACGGCATGACAGATATAACGCTTCTGCATGGTATAATCTTGGCATTTTCCACAAGGACGAGGGTACAATGCTAGAAGCTGCAGAATGTTTTGAGACAGCCAACTTTCTTGAAGAATCGGCTCCAGTTGAACCTTTCAGATGA
- the LOC108323269 gene encoding protein NPGR2 isoform X1, producing the protein MGSRVKQGRRLRKMMKCLCVREPVKGEDERVPSSESLGIREFYSSTASGRSGLDGEIEMLGSDSSKIDETELSLRESGILDNEEASALLGRDEYHKGNIKAALRVYEKINIGAVTSKMKISLAKSRERKHSHYYATPPMSMYTAGLLLEAIFLKSKCLQALGRFKEAAQTCIVILDTFESSFPEGLPQNFGNEDKLQETLSKVVELLPDLWKLADSPRDVILSYRRALLHKWNLDAKTIARIQKEFVVFLLYSGGEAIPSNLRSHMDNSFVPRNNLEEAILLLMILLRKITLNKLEWDPSILDHLAFALSVSGDLTALANQWEELLPGTVNRRERYQALSLCYYGAGKDLVALNLLRKLLSKEDPKHVPSLLIASKICCENPDLAKDGATLARKVLENLDGKCNQLEGLSSCLLGVSLSTHSKFCISNSERVERQSEALHSLETAHKVTGMSNPLVIYSLSLEYAEQRKLDAALHYSRCFLNLEAGSSVKGWLLLARILSAQKQFLDAESILNEALDQTGIWDQGELLRTKAKLQIVQGQLKTAIETYTHLLAILLVQRKTFGSRKTLYKDYIDHARNMEIEIWHDLAYVYISLSRWHDAEVCLSKSKAIKLYSASRCHAIGSMYEAKGVHEEALRAFRDALNIDPGHVPSLISTAVVLRQCSNRSNPAIRSFLMDALRHDRYNASAWYNLGIFHKDEGTMLEAAECFETANFLEESAPVEPFR; encoded by the exons ATGGGGAGTAGGGTTAAGCAGGGGAGGAGATTGCGGAAGATGATGAAGTGTCTGTGTGTGAGGGAGCCGGTGAAAGGTGAGGATGAAAGGGTTCCTTCCTCGGAATCTCTTGGAATCAGGGAATTTTATTCATCAACGGCGAGTGGGCGTTCTGGCCTCGATGGAGAAATTGAGATGTTGGGGTCTGATTCTAGTAAAATAGACGAAACTGAATTGTCTTTGCGTGAGAGTGGCATCTTGGACAATGAG GAAGCTAGTGCTCTGTTAGGAAGAGATGAATATCATAAAGGGAATATAAAAGCTGCTTTACGTGtttatgagaaaataaatataggCGCTGTGACTTCCAAGATGAAAATTTCCCTTGCCAAAAGCAGAGAACGAAAGCACTCCCATTATTATGCTACTCCCCCAATGTCCATGTACACGGCTGGATTACTGTTGGAAGCAATTTTCCTAAAATCGAAATGCTTACAGGCTCTAGGGAGGTTTAAAG AAGCTGCCCAAACTTGTATAGTTATTCTGGACACATTTGAATCTTCATTCCCTGAAGGCTTGCCTCAAAACTTCGGCAACGAGGATAAATTGCAGGAGACTTTGAGTAAGGTAGTTGAGCTACTTCCAGATTTGTGGAAACTTGCTGATTCTCCCCGTGATGTTATTTTGTCTTACCGGCGTGCACTCCTACACAAATGGAATCTTGATGCAAAAACCATAGCAAGGATTCAGAaagaatttgttgtttttcttctgTATAGTGGAGGGGAAGCAATCCCCTCCAATCTTCGTTCCCATATGGACAACTCTTTTGTACCTAGAAATAACTTAGAGGAGGCTATACTCCTTCTAATGATTTTGCTAAGAAAAATTACTCTAAATAAACTTGAGTGGGATCCATCAATTTTGGATCACCTTGCATTTGCCCTATCTGTTTCAGGGGACTTGACAGCTTTAGCCAATCAATGGGAAGAATTACTCCCTGGGACTGTCAATCGTAGAGAAAGATACCAGGCCTTATCTCTTTGTTATTATGGAGCAGGTAAGGACTTGGTAGCATTGAATCTTCTTAGAAAATTGTTGAGTAAAGAGGACCCAAAACATGTTCCCTCTTTGTTAATTGCTTCTAAGATTTGTTGTGAGAACCCTGATCTTGCAAAAGATGGGGCAACCTTAGCTCGCAAGGTGCTTGAGAACTTGGATGGGAAATGTAATCAGTTGGAAGGTCTTTCTAGTTGCTTACTTGGTGTTTCACTTTCAACACACTCAAAATTTTGTATTTCTAATTCTGAGAGGGTTGAGAGACAATCCGAGGCACTACATTCTCTGGAAACTGCACACAAAGTGACTGGAATGAGTAACCCCCTTGTAATATACAGTTTGAGTTTAGAATATGCAGAGCAAAGGAAGTTGGATGCGGCACTTCATTATTCAAGATGCTTTCTAAACTTGGAAGCTGGGTCTAGTGTTAAAGGGTGGTTATTGTTAGCCCGAATATTATCAGCTCAAAAACAGTTCTTAGATGCTGAATCTATCCTCAATGAGGCCTTGGATCAGACTGGAATATGGGATCAAGGAGAGTTACTACGAACAAAAGCTAAACTACAAATAGTGCAGGGCCAGTTAAAAACTGCCATTGAAACATATACTCACCTTCTTGCTATTCTCCTAGTTCAGAGAAAGACGTTTGGTTCAAGGAAGACGCTATATAAG GACTACATAGATCATGCTAGGAACATGGAAATAGAAATATGGCATGATCTTGCGTATGTTTACATAAGTCTGTCACGATGGCATGATGCAGAGGTGTGTCTTTCGAAATCTAAGGCCATCAAACTATACTCTGCTTCTAGATGTCATGCAATAG GTAGTATGTACGAAGCAAAGGGGGTTCACGAAGAGGCTTTAAGAGCTTTTCGTGATGCTTTGAATATAGATCCCGGACATGTCCCTAGCTTGATCTCTACTGCGGTGGTCCTTAGGCAGTGCAGTAATCGGTCAAATCCTGCTATCAGAAGCTTTCTGATGGATGCACTACGGCATGACAGATATAACGCTTCTGCATGGTATAATCTTGGCATTTTCCACAAGGACGAGGGTACAATGCTAGAAGCTGCAGAATGTTTTGAGACAGCCAACTTTCTTGAAGAATCGGCTCCAGTTGAACCTTTCAGATGA
- the LOC108323241 gene encoding rho GDP-dissociation inhibitor 1 produces the protein MESVNGKREQEEAGPSDGTKQEMTEKVSDALDDGKVEEEEVDEEEEGGIGVSKNGFFVPGPLVSLREQIERDKEDESLRRWKEKLLGCLESLEGQLDPEVKFHSIGIISEDFAEIVTPLPVDESRNGCTLFTLREGSRYQLKLKFSVLHNIVSGLTYSNTVWKGGLQVDQSKGMLGTFAPQKEPYVYTLKEDTTPSGALARGVYSAKLKFEDDDRRCHMELKYLFEIKKSS, from the exons ATGGAAAGTGTGAATGGGAAGAGAGAACAGGAAGAAGCAGGGCCTTCGGATGGAACCAAACAAGAAATGACTGAGAAAGTGAGTGATGCTTTGGATGATGGTAAAGTGGAGGAGGAAGAAGTCGACGAGGAGGAAGAAGGAGGCATTGGAGTTAGTAAAAATGGTTTCTTTGTTCCTGGGCCTCTTGTTTCTCTCAGGGAGCAGATCGAACGGGACAAG GAGGATGAAAGCCTAAGGAGGTGGAAGGAGAAGCTGCTGGGTTGCTTGGAAAGTTTAGAGG GTCAATTGGATCCTGAAGTGAAATTCCACTCCATAGGAATCATTTCTGAGGATTTTGCTGAAATTGTTACTCCTTTACCTGTGGACGAAAGTCGGAATGGTTGTACTCTATTCACTCTCCGAGAGGGATCTCGCTATCAGCTTAAGCTAAAATTTAGTGTTCTGCACAACATTGTGTCTGGTTTGACATACTCCAATACTGTGTGGAAAGGAGGGCTTCAAG TTGATCAGAGCAAAGGAATGTTGGGTACTTTTGCTCCTCAAAAGGAGCCATATGTGTATACCTTGAAGGAGGACACCACTCCCTCTGGTGCACTTGCAAGGGGTGTTTACTCAGCCAAACTAAAG TTTGAAGACGATGATAGAAGGTGTCACATGGAACTCAAATATTTGTTTGAGATAAAAAAGAGCAGCTAG